One Flavobacterium sp. 90 DNA segment encodes these proteins:
- a CDS encoding DUF6883 domain-containing protein: MYIRQHLTAIIFTLFSLCSFGQQEEFLGDRKQGAQLDASPQLEITDPKFSDLKKQNIFTSVNPAVSIHFGFDENLKNLTEYNTIYYCRIVLGITAYDISGNKITTYTDAKNQQKTYPESITLNIKHDNVTKGQQFDDYVVYQLPGIHKATVKVIAIRYYDETKNYTTVANSSVYLALKLNTDRYYNMQLSTTQFTSVFPLTHKFIKYNGTSEIEVSKTSDSAEELVINWTEDKNAPAVEYELEWTWIDNYKKEGGKLTTNEIALTEQDFKLNSTRIQTKEVSYRIPLIYSNGYLVYRVRPVGRFLDDTSKNFYGIWSSGLTDTFKNISQWPHKIEIDQAHEGNKNWQYQSSFAENGKKKEVVSYFDGSLRNRQTVTKINSDNKAIVGEVIYDNQGRAAIEVLPSPIEASGIRFYNDLNKNSKNSIYSHNDFDWDNPSVLDCAPELVSGMANNAGASKYYSANNLKQNNHQDLVPDAKEYPFSQIEYTPDNTGRIKRKGGVGPEHQIGKGHEMQYFYGQPKQEELNRLFGYKVGDFSRYKKNIVVDPNKQTSVSYLDPQGRTVATALAGDNNGNLVSLSDESNSDLHLTTITNLVVNNDRYTSGNNGIFEDGIHLNTPVSIVKEGEVKFEYTLDKTVGAYTEDCLNGKQYPFVYDWSIDMTNDCSEELLTGSNSLTSKFGTVNLSSFTAASLNIPKREYKGLHLNSFLKTGSYLLSKDLHINQDALNQYADDYISELIKNKKCLPELSSLEADITVTDCNVTCKSCEQSLVCDNLTVAECEAFKLKLSADETALGNIASRASYIISAEKQYVLKNLKATFPDDSFTFNGAQFVSPNKGQNEIIPKVNSYKFEFNGLLAGCRELCKQPINVCSLNLEMLLGDVSPHGQYGSVEGIETDDTDDILNNKTIDPLSLFNDNNQLFYGGYTTKTETNPETNKPEEIKFSNYNWRNPFGGAYKEEDGTPSKISVKLVGEGRYNPNLVDNAFVEKDLNNDDPDTFLTDPKNLRYAGDFISLWKPSWANSLLPYHPEYQYYAYNTAWCNKLNNDGNNSDGFDEQLANIDYFDTEKQAIANSNLFTAGGTIATLINVDSQNSDSDPFYNSKNDLESQTDYILRKDLMKEALNLNFDGMALQNGKKLNMLQAAYYFAVYTNGLAPQSVYEEFIDKSNTALLSSINSMSDVNLKQRIWVNFRTYYTGFKQKTRTVFGHIYASKNNNYNDCIGNSASSDAFVDLFKKYSTANFERLTAIINTIPQTPASTGVTLACSDLTATYYKSKEKRFVPVDFGYDASLSDEEILAEVKKTVETGMYLETGSCPRANDLQNFLNGLLDTSIQNKGLLVSSLNTTSMLYLTKELFDAQVNPEFNLESATEIPQINASQDVSGNLNIGFTYKNNSIATPIQLRFTNTKTNYKNPCGAIVDAPKWEDIISFKNLYALPQYNAASKTYTFQILAVVKRKNSSTNCTSTEEIIVEGSTKAAINGCNDLAEVPCDKKEKFNSALRNLVFHLQASGTIRSNDLNITNEPAFTGDYLYTYFGIKQGDVVKWNNNTDGISITVNNSPRMAINLSGYDLGKDYIRNITIAQLSEQREGSYNTLRITTRGGAFASNKVITARITSGNSKKALYFDCCSSCGELDYDGDGFGDICGDPLSPSRINSCLSELGGNNDLESTFEANFTKTLNRAISNGIMPRYINTFSDPKATELKNLINDANLVSHYQLGKDYYFSLQTYPGALTSRVTLSQYYSSISSSSIQFILANEGYLILWTPNADQISEILFLDILNGNGTAKVIYKNKDGQILTVNNARVEISIGLAIQNNTGVGVRTQLCQFFSDKYPVVTQNQLLKGNAVKLDLFEFTIDENGLLPLKSSPLKNAGLLGTNSISLHTTTTNCDTFCVPPTVAPIICGDKWNEFKIQLHNKVSDYSIPENLTKDGNYFCEANFGYISTDYLAYLTKLQITTEQNPLFITIEEFAATKLKYGNPKAPETVESYASYVSVQKTAKTEELLTWIQFANKYVANNKICAPATMVPTFSLEVPTNEKRTPCEIYANTVKASNKQEIENAFYANKKEEFKQRYLKASLEGITETLTQSSKDKEYQYTLYYYDQAGNLIQTVPPEGVARLQPASDATIKTVRETNPEKEDLAAVNGVAVAPSHKMQTQYRYNSLNQLVWQQTPDGNITRFAHDALGRVVASQNAEQIKTKRFSYSRYDGLGRIIEAGQFVTKSTLLLNINDNGRLIFANNTNLVPVDGILDLYPYSQGVTFEQVTKTLYDIPMADTSDWFTNYAEDNSHKRVTAVLYYDKLTAEIKDIIAYDTYSNAILYDYDVHGNVKELIQHTNNNTKLSQLNQDRKKVVYDYDLISGNVNKVTYQPNSTKDQFIHRYEYDADNRIQQVYTSKDNVIWEKEANYLYYEHGPLARVEIGDKKVQGLDYIYTLQGWLKGVNSERLGSQYDAGKDGLSVAQDAFGFALNYYKGDYQSRFSTQDNTIFSFSKGANLEKDSNLYNGNIKEMVTSLLNTQQKPISTQFNYYKYDQLNRIKEMTSQSISYNQNLSTNTPTAGYHSNYSYDRNGNLTTLNRWAPLPGTGVITLMDQLTYNYITGTNKLRHVNDAVPNAVFTNGAANDTSLDIDNQTADNYGYDSIGQLNADKQEGLKIEWRVDGKVKTVTKNNGTIISFEYDGLGNRTAKTVTSGTNATTTYYQRDAQGNVLSVYEMVKQGTVLKYYLVEQDIYGSSRLGVEKGRKEITADLLQSTLRSGANNLLAGTAQTVVPEVNEDQYGLNFTTIDAKATWDEKPENSINLFDNSIPKTESIIVNTHLKIDPTNTGINLVAALHGVFEEGDSWPGDRTNSYLSSLLISVKKSETGYTPIITLQKYRRGHNAYMNGNRNRRYSFRSYASTTNYEIISPAIPEDEWDLQTEITRSITSDEYTVTITLNGNKYKTIAKVTEDHNGVENKGMRSGSEDLHIILQKNSIGATSIIHRPGDEEKFNALKAEICDFSFTVNNGQEPEDIKTNYFSFDEGKGTKTIATTGQEMTLSNVAFSQSYCGARADDSDGDGILNKDDNCPYVFNPLQEDIDKDKRGDVCDNCKYIPNFDQLDSDGDGIGDACDNCKFIANADQIDTDGDGIGDVCDNCPTIANPLQEDTNNNGIGDVCEGLAQGQGKETSATTPLLAYRFVGDKQYELSNHLGNVLSVISDRSLLNGNTFYPDVLTYSDYYPFGMQVPQPEKPAGDYRYGFNGKEKDNEIMGGDGNFQDYGMRSYNPRLGRFFTIDPLAKSFAHYSSYQFAGNTPIQAIDLDGAEEYHYLANFDRNSGTIIFKLENSKTVKEKTFLGWSWIPKEKHTIIYQGDDGDKSTFVFTSNYHARLGAEFVTVNAIPDFRKFVKDSKTNTYKNAAEAENVLNRTFMSEGAKTVNDWGGALVDYSTSRDAFSTKLPVTEKAVSITEKSVSYKLSTYLLNKEHPVGKSKANWFEKALGFTNQNMDKLAKQIIFDPSKAVSTGNNGHANMYEQIIPITGANGRKIDVQFNFAVPNGETSPKLVGAIPAKK; the protein is encoded by the coding sequence ATGTATATCCGCCAGCATTTAACAGCAATTATATTCACACTTTTCTCCTTATGTTCATTTGGTCAACAAGAAGAGTTTTTAGGAGACCGAAAACAAGGAGCACAATTAGACGCGTCACCACAATTGGAGATAACTGATCCGAAGTTTTCAGACTTAAAAAAGCAAAATATCTTTACATCTGTAAATCCGGCTGTATCAATACATTTTGGATTTGATGAAAATTTGAAAAACTTAACAGAATATAATACTATATATTATTGCCGAATCGTTTTAGGAATCACCGCTTACGATATTTCTGGAAACAAAATAACTACCTATACCGATGCCAAAAACCAACAAAAAACGTATCCGGAATCGATAACATTAAATATAAAACATGATAATGTAACCAAAGGACAGCAGTTTGACGATTATGTAGTATATCAATTACCCGGAATCCATAAAGCAACAGTAAAGGTAATAGCTATAAGATATTATGATGAAACCAAAAATTACACAACAGTTGCCAATTCTTCCGTATATCTCGCATTAAAATTAAATACCGATAGGTATTACAATATGCAATTAAGCACGACACAGTTTACCTCTGTTTTTCCGTTGACCCATAAATTTATAAAATACAATGGTACAAGCGAAATAGAGGTTTCTAAAACAAGTGATAGTGCCGAAGAATTAGTCATTAATTGGACTGAAGACAAAAATGCACCCGCTGTAGAATATGAACTCGAATGGACATGGATTGATAATTATAAAAAAGAAGGAGGAAAATTAACTACAAACGAAATAGCATTAACAGAGCAGGATTTTAAATTAAACAGTACAAGAATTCAAACAAAAGAAGTTAGCTATAGAATTCCGCTTATATATTCTAATGGTTATTTAGTATACAGAGTCAGACCTGTAGGGAGATTTCTTGACGATACATCCAAGAATTTTTACGGAATATGGTCGTCTGGTTTGACTGATACATTTAAAAACATCAGTCAGTGGCCACACAAAATAGAGATTGATCAGGCGCACGAAGGAAACAAAAACTGGCAATATCAATCGTCATTTGCAGAAAATGGAAAGAAAAAAGAAGTAGTAAGTTATTTTGACGGAAGCTTACGTAACCGACAAACCGTTACCAAAATAAATTCGGATAATAAAGCCATTGTTGGCGAAGTAATCTATGACAATCAGGGAAGAGCTGCAATAGAAGTTTTACCATCTCCAATAGAAGCTTCTGGAATACGTTTTTATAATGATTTGAATAAAAATTCTAAAAATAGTATATACTCACACAATGATTTTGACTGGGATAATCCAAGTGTTTTAGATTGTGCTCCGGAACTGGTTTCAGGTATGGCAAATAATGCAGGAGCCAGTAAATACTATTCTGCAAATAATTTAAAACAAAACAATCATCAGGATTTAGTTCCGGATGCTAAAGAATATCCTTTTTCACAAATTGAATATACTCCTGATAATACCGGAAGAATAAAAAGAAAAGGCGGTGTTGGTCCGGAACATCAAATAGGTAAAGGACATGAAATGCAATATTTTTATGGCCAGCCTAAACAAGAAGAACTAAACAGGCTTTTTGGCTACAAAGTAGGTGATTTTTCGCGCTATAAAAAAAACATTGTTGTAGATCCCAATAAACAAACAAGTGTAAGTTACCTTGATCCGCAAGGAAGAACTGTTGCAACTGCACTTGCTGGCGATAACAACGGGAATCTCGTATCATTAAGTGACGAAAGTAACTCAGATTTGCACTTAACAACAATTACAAATTTAGTCGTAAACAACGATCGCTATACTTCCGGAAACAATGGGATATTTGAAGATGGAATACATTTAAATACACCCGTTTCGATTGTAAAAGAAGGTGAGGTAAAATTTGAATATACTTTAGATAAAACCGTTGGGGCTTATACCGAAGATTGTTTAAACGGCAAGCAATATCCTTTTGTTTATGATTGGTCTATAGACATGACAAATGATTGTTCAGAAGAATTGCTTACGGGATCAAATTCGTTAACTTCAAAATTTGGAACAGTTAATTTAAGTTCTTTTACTGCGGCATCACTAAATATTCCCAAAAGAGAATATAAGGGACTGCATTTAAATAGCTTTTTAAAAACCGGTTCTTATTTGTTAAGCAAAGATCTTCATATAAACCAAGATGCGCTTAATCAATATGCAGACGATTATATCTCTGAATTAATAAAAAATAAAAAGTGCTTACCTGAATTATCTTCATTAGAAGCAGATATAACAGTTACAGATTGTAATGTAACCTGCAAAAGTTGCGAACAGTCTTTGGTATGCGACAATCTTACTGTTGCTGAATGCGAAGCTTTTAAACTAAAACTTTCTGCAGATGAAACTGCTCTTGGAAACATAGCCAGTAGAGCATCTTACATCATTTCTGCTGAAAAACAATATGTACTCAAAAACCTAAAAGCTACTTTTCCTGACGATTCTTTTACTTTTAACGGAGCACAATTTGTGTCGCCTAATAAGGGCCAGAATGAAATAATTCCTAAAGTAAACAGTTATAAATTTGAGTTTAACGGTCTTTTAGCCGGATGCAGGGAATTATGCAAACAACCTATTAATGTTTGCAGTCTTAATTTAGAAATGTTATTGGGAGATGTTAGTCCGCATGGGCAATACGGATCTGTTGAAGGAATAGAAACAGACGATACTGATGACATATTAAATAATAAAACAATAGATCCTCTAAGTCTCTTTAATGATAATAACCAATTATTTTATGGTGGTTACACTACAAAAACAGAAACCAACCCAGAGACGAATAAACCCGAAGAAATAAAATTTTCTAATTACAACTGGAGAAATCCTTTTGGAGGAGCTTACAAGGAAGAAGACGGAACACCATCAAAAATAAGTGTAAAACTTGTTGGAGAAGGCAGATATAATCCAAATTTAGTAGATAATGCTTTTGTAGAGAAAGACTTAAATAATGATGATCCGGATACTTTTTTAACAGATCCTAAAAATCTGCGATATGCTGGTGATTTTATTTCTCTTTGGAAACCGAGCTGGGCAAATTCACTACTGCCTTATCATCCTGAATATCAATATTATGCATACAACACCGCATGGTGTAATAAACTCAATAATGACGGCAATAACTCTGACGGATTTGACGAACAACTAGCAAATATCGACTATTTTGACACCGAAAAACAAGCAATTGCCAACAGTAATCTTTTTACTGCTGGCGGTACAATAGCAACGCTTATAAACGTTGACTCACAAAACAGCGACAGTGATCCTTTTTATAATTCTAAAAACGATTTAGAATCTCAGACAGATTATATCTTACGAAAAGATCTAATGAAAGAGGCTTTGAATTTGAATTTTGATGGCATGGCACTTCAAAATGGCAAAAAACTGAACATGCTTCAGGCAGCTTATTATTTTGCTGTTTACACTAATGGGCTTGCACCTCAATCTGTTTATGAAGAATTTATAGATAAATCAAATACTGCATTATTAAGCTCAATAAACAGTATGAGCGATGTGAATTTAAAGCAAAGAATATGGGTTAATTTCAGAACTTATTATACCGGTTTTAAACAAAAAACACGTACCGTTTTTGGTCATATTTATGCAAGCAAAAACAATAATTATAATGATTGTATTGGCAATTCAGCAAGTTCAGACGCTTTTGTAGATTTATTTAAAAAATACAGTACTGCAAATTTTGAAAGACTTACAGCAATAATAAATACTATTCCTCAAACTCCGGCTAGTACAGGCGTAACACTTGCATGTTCAGACCTTACGGCAACTTATTATAAAAGTAAAGAAAAAAGATTTGTTCCGGTTGATTTTGGTTACGATGCATCGCTTAGTGATGAAGAGATCCTTGCCGAGGTTAAAAAGACTGTCGAAACTGGTATGTATCTCGAAACCGGAAGCTGCCCGAGAGCAAATGACCTTCAAAATTTCCTGAATGGATTACTTGACACCTCTATTCAAAACAAAGGACTATTGGTTAGCAGTTTGAATACTACAAGCATGCTTTATTTAACCAAAGAATTATTTGATGCTCAGGTAAATCCTGAATTCAATCTGGAATCAGCAACTGAAATTCCGCAAATAAATGCCTCTCAGGATGTCTCCGGCAATCTTAATATTGGCTTTACCTACAAGAATAATTCTATTGCAACACCCATACAATTAAGATTTACAAATACTAAAACCAATTATAAAAATCCTTGCGGCGCAATTGTAGACGCCCCAAAATGGGAAGACATAATTAGTTTCAAAAACCTGTATGCATTACCACAATACAATGCAGCCAGTAAAACCTACACCTTTCAAATTTTGGCTGTTGTAAAAAGAAAAAACAGCAGTACAAATTGTACCTCTACCGAAGAAATAATTGTAGAAGGCTCCACAAAAGCAGCAATTAATGGCTGCAATGATTTAGCCGAAGTTCCCTGTGATAAAAAAGAAAAATTCAATAGTGCTCTTAGAAACCTTGTATTTCATTTGCAAGCCAGCGGAACTATTCGAAGTAATGATTTAAATATAACTAACGAACCTGCTTTTACAGGAGATTATCTGTATACCTATTTTGGTATTAAACAAGGAGATGTTGTAAAATGGAATAACAATACAGATGGTATCTCTATTACCGTTAACAATAGCCCTCGTATGGCGATAAATCTTTCCGGCTATGATTTGGGAAAAGATTATATCAGAAACATCACGATAGCCCAATTATCTGAACAAAGAGAAGGCAGTTATAATACTTTGAGAATTACTACAAGAGGCGGAGCTTTTGCCTCCAACAAAGTTATAACCGCCAGAATTACATCCGGGAATTCAAAAAAGGCACTTTATTTTGATTGTTGTTCGTCTTGTGGTGAGTTGGATTATGATGGAGATGGTTTTGGAGATATTTGTGGAGATCCGCTTTCACCTTCTAGAATAAACAGCTGCTTAAGTGAGCTTGGAGGAAATAATGACTTAGAATCTACATTTGAAGCAAACTTTACAAAAACTCTTAATAGAGCTATTAGCAATGGCATTATGCCACGTTACATAAATACATTTTCTGATCCAAAAGCAACAGAGCTTAAAAATCTTATAAATGATGCAAATTTAGTATCTCATTATCAGTTGGGCAAAGATTACTATTTTTCACTGCAAACCTATCCGGGAGCTTTGACAAGTCGCGTAACACTTTCACAATATTATTCATCTATTAGTTCATCAAGTATTCAATTCATTCTAGCAAATGAGGGGTATTTAATTTTATGGACTCCAAATGCGGATCAGATTAGTGAAATTCTCTTTTTAGATATTCTAAATGGAAATGGCACTGCCAAAGTAATATATAAAAATAAAGACGGTCAAATCTTAACTGTCAATAATGCAAGAGTAGAAATTAGTATTGGACTTGCAATACAAAACAATACTGGCGTAGGAGTACGTACACAGTTATGTCAATTTTTCTCCGATAAATACCCTGTTGTCACTCAAAATCAGCTTTTAAAAGGTAATGCAGTAAAATTAGATCTTTTTGAATTTACTATAGACGAAAATGGCTTACTTCCATTAAAAAGCAGCCCTTTGAAAAATGCAGGATTATTGGGTACAAATTCAATTTCATTACATACAACTACAACAAACTGTGACACTTTCTGCGTCCCTCCTACTGTTGCCCCAATAATTTGTGGTGATAAATGGAATGAATTTAAAATACAATTACACAATAAAGTATCAGATTATAGCATTCCTGAAAATCTAACCAAAGATGGCAATTATTTCTGTGAAGCAAATTTTGGATATATCAGCACAGATTATTTGGCTTATTTAACCAAGTTGCAAATTACAACGGAACAAAACCCGCTTTTTATAACCATTGAAGAGTTTGCCGCAACCAAATTAAAATACGGTAACCCAAAAGCACCAGAAACTGTTGAAAGTTATGCCAGTTATGTATCTGTGCAAAAAACAGCCAAAACCGAAGAATTATTGACCTGGATACAATTTGCCAATAAATATGTTGCGAATAACAAGATTTGTGCTCCGGCAACAATGGTACCAACATTTAGCCTGGAAGTCCCTACTAACGAAAAAAGAACTCCTTGCGAAATATATGCAAATACCGTAAAAGCATCTAACAAACAAGAAATAGAGAATGCATTTTATGCTAATAAAAAGGAAGAATTTAAACAACGTTACCTAAAAGCATCACTTGAAGGAATAACCGAAACATTAACACAAAGCTCTAAGGACAAAGAGTACCAATATACCCTGTATTATTATGATCAGGCAGGAAACTTAATTCAGACCGTACCTCCGGAAGGCGTTGCAAGATTACAACCTGCTTCTGATGCAACCATAAAAACAGTAAGAGAAACCAATCCCGAAAAAGAAGATTTGGCAGCGGTAAATGGCGTTGCTGTAGCGCCAAGTCATAAAATGCAAACCCAATACCGTTATAACTCCTTAAACCAGTTGGTATGGCAACAAACTCCGGACGGAAATATAACCCGATTTGCCCATGATGCACTTGGAAGAGTTGTCGCATCGCAAAATGCAGAACAAATAAAAACAAAACGTTTTAGTTATAGCCGTTATGATGGTTTGGGCAGAATTATCGAAGCCGGACAATTTGTGACTAAATCAACTCTTTTGTTAAATATCAACGACAACGGAAGACTAATTTTTGCAAATAATACCAATCTGGTTCCGGTAGATGGTATCTTAGATCTTTACCCGTACAGTCAAGGGGTAACTTTTGAGCAGGTTACCAAAACATTGTACGATATTCCTATGGCAGATACCAGCGATTGGTTTACGAATTATGCCGAAGATAACTCGCATAAAAGAGTCACTGCTGTATTGTATTACGACAAATTAACAGCCGAAATAAAAGATATAATAGCATATGATACTTACAGCAATGCAATATTATATGACTATGATGTACACGGAAACGTAAAAGAACTTATCCAGCACACCAATAACAATACAAAATTAAGCCAGCTCAACCAAGACCGTAAAAAAGTAGTTTACGACTATGATTTAATTAGTGGTAATGTCAATAAAGTAACATATCAGCCTAATAGTACCAAAGATCAATTTATACACCGTTATGAATACGATGCTGATAATAGAATACAGCAAGTATACACCAGTAAGGATAATGTTATTTGGGAAAAAGAAGCCAACTACCTTTATTATGAACATGGCCCACTGGCACGTGTAGAAATTGGAGATAAAAAAGTACAAGGACTAGATTATATCTATACACTGCAAGGTTGGCTAAAAGGCGTAAACTCAGAAAGACTTGGTTCACAATACGATGCCGGAAAAGACGGATTAAGTGTGGCCCAAGACGCCTTTGGCTTTGCTCTAAACTATTACAAAGGCGATTATCAATCGAGATTTAGTACACAAGACAATACAATATTCAGTTTTAGTAAAGGCGCAAATCTCGAAAAAGATTCAAACCTGTACAATGGCAATATAAAAGAAATGGTAACGTCATTGCTTAATACTCAGCAAAAACCAATTTCGACACAATTTAATTATTACAAATACGATCAGCTTAACCGAATCAAAGAAATGACTTCTCAGTCTATTTCCTACAATCAAAATTTAAGTACCAATACCCCAACAGCGGGTTATCACTCTAATTACAGTTATGATAGAAATGGAAACCTAACAACCCTAAATCGTTGGGCACCATTACCTGGTACTGGTGTGATAACACTTATGGATCAGCTGACGTATAATTATATAACAGGTACAAACAAATTGCGACATGTAAATGATGCCGTACCAAATGCAGTATTTACAAACGGCGCAGCCAATGATACATCTCTCGATATAGACAATCAAACCGCCGATAATTATGGCTACGATAGCATTGGTCAGTTAAATGCCGATAAACAAGAAGGTCTAAAAATCGAATGGCGTGTAGACGGAAAAGTAAAAACAGTAACCAAAAACAATGGTACGATTATTAGTTTCGAATACGACGGTTTAGGCAATAGAACCGCCAAAACTGTAACAAGCGGTACCAATGCCACTACAACTTATTACCAACGTGATGCACAAGGCAATGTATTGAGTGTTTACGAAATGGTAAAACAAGGAACCGTTCTTAAATATTATCTGGTAGAACAGGATATTTATGGCAGCAGTCGTTTAGGTGTCGAAAAAGGAAGAAAAGAAATCACTGCAGATCTGCTACAAAGCACACTAAGATCAGGAGCAAATAATCTTTTGGCAGGAACAGCACAAACTGTAGTTCCAGAAGTTAATGAAGACCAATATGGTTTAAATTTTACAACCATAGATGCTAAAGCAACTTGGGATGAAAAACCAGAGAATTCAATTAACTTATTTGATAATTCAATACCAAAAACAGAGTCAATAATAGTAAACACGCATTTAAAAATTGATCCAACCAATACAGGTATTAATCTGGTAGCAGCTTTGCATGGAGTTTTTGAAGAAGGAGACTCTTGGCCGGGAGATAGAACCAACTCCTATCTAAGTTCTTTATTAATCTCAGTTAAAAAAAGCGAAACAGGTTACACACCAATAATTACACTACAAAAATACCGTAGAGGACACAACGCTTATATGAATGGTAACAGAAATAGACGTTATAGTTTTAGAAGTTATGCATCAACTACAAATTATGAAATTATTTCGCCTGCAATTCCAGAAGACGAATGGGATTTACAAACAGAAATAACAAGAAGCATAACTTCTGACGAATATACTGTAACTATAACCTTAAATGGTAATAAATACAAAACTATTGCAAAAGTAACCGAAGACCACAATGGAGTCGAGAATAAAGGGATGAGAAGCGGTTCTGAAGACCTTCATATTATATTACAAAAAAACTCTATAGGAGCTACCTCTATTATACATCGCCCTGGTGATGAAGAGAAATTTAATGCCCTAAAAGCCGAAATATGCGACTTTAGTTTTACAGTAAACAATGGTCAGGAACCTGAAGATATCAAAACCAATTATTTTAGTTTTGATGAAGGAAAAGGCACAAAAACCATAGCTACTACAGGTCAGGAAATGACTTTAAGTAACGTTGCTTTTTCACAATCTTATTGTGGCGCAAGAGCCGATGACAGCGATGGTGACGGCATATTAAATAAAGACGATAATTGCCCTTATGTATTTAACCCGTTACAAGAAGATATAGACAAAGACAAAAGAGGAGACGTCTGTGATAATTGCAAATATATCCCTAACTTTGACCAACTTGATAGCGATGGCGACGGTATAGGCGATGCTTGCGATAACTGCAAATTTATCGCCAATGCTGACCAAATTGATACAGATGGCGACGGTATAGGCGATGTATGCGATAATTGCCCAACAATTGCAAACCCATTACAAGAAGATACCAATAACAATGGTATTGGCGATGTATGCGAAGGATTAGCACAAGGTCAAGGAAAAGAAACTTCTGCTACTACTCCTCTACTTGCCTATCGTTTTGTTGGCGATAAACAATACGAGCTTTCGAATCATTTAGGCAATGTATTATCAGTTATTAGTGATCGAAGCTTATTAAACGGCAATACTTTTTATCCAGACGTTCTTACATATTCTGATTATTACCCTTTTGGTATGCAAGTGCCTCAACCCGAAAAACCTGCCGGAGATTATCGTTATGGGTTCAACGGTAAAGAGAAAGATAATGAAATAATGGGTGGTGATGGAAACTTCCAAGATTATGGAATGAGAAGTTATAATCCTAGGCTTGGTAGGTTTTTTACAATTGATCCACTTGCAAAAAGTTTTGCTCATTATAGCTCATATCAATTTGCAGGAAATACACCTATTCAAGCCATTGACTTAGATGGAGCAGAAGAATATCATTATTTAGCTAATTTTGATAGAAACTCAGGAACGATAATTTTTAAACTTGAAAACAGTAAAACAGTAAAAGAGAAAACCTTTTTGGGATGGAGCTGGATTCCAAAAGAAAAACATACTATTATTTATCAGGGTGATGATGGAGATAAAAGCACTTTTGTTTTCACTTCAAACTATCACGCAAGACTGGGAGCTGAATTTGTAACAGTAAATGCCATTCCTGATTTTAGAAAATTTGTAAAAGATTCTAAAACGAATACTTATAAAAATGCTGCCGAAGCAGAAAATGTTCTAAATAGAACTTTTATGAGTGAGGGCGCTAAAACTGTAAATGATTGGGGTGGTGCTTTAGTTGATTATTCTACATCAAGAGATGCATTTTCAACAAAGCTTCCTGTAACTGAAAAAGCAGTATCAATCACGGAAAAAAGTGTTTCTTATAAATTAAGTACTTATCTATTGAATAAAGAACACCCTGTTGGCAAATCAAAAGCTAATTGGTTTGAAAAAGCACTTGGATTTACAAATCAGAATATGGATAAATTAGCCAAACAAATTATATTCGACCCTTCAAAAGCTGTTTCTACAGGCAATAATGGCCATGCAAATATGTATGAACAAATAATTCCAATAACAGGAGCTAATGGTAGGAAAATTGATGTACAGTTTAATTTTGCAGTACCAAACGGAGAAACATCCCCAAAACTTGTTGGAGCAATTCCAGCTAAAAAGTAA
- a CDS encoding DUF4926 domain-containing protein, which translates to MIREHDIIKIKIDLNDNIKAGTIGVILSIYENGKFFLVEFVDKNNQTIGDGMTLVDFKDIELVSSHSKGSNE; encoded by the coding sequence ATGATAAGAGAACATGATATTATTAAAATTAAAATTGATTTGAATGATAATATAAAAGCTGGTACAATTGGGGTAATATTATCAATTTATGAAAATGGAAAATTTTTCCTTGTCGAATTCGTTGATAAGAATAATCAAACAATAGGAGATGGAATGACACTTGTTGATTTTAAAGATATTGAACTCGTTTCCAGCCATTCTAAGGGTTCTAATGAATAA